Below is a genomic region from Salmo salar chromosome ssa11, Ssal_v3.1, whole genome shotgun sequence.
ctacctgccggttactggcccaacgctctaacacctaggctacctgccggttactggcccaacgctctaacacctaggctacctgccggttactggcccaacgctctaacacctaggctacctgccggttactggcccaacgctctaaccactaggctacctgctggttactggcccaacgctctaaccactaggctacctgctggttactggcccaacgctctaaccactaggctacctgctggttactggcccaacgctctaaccactaggctacctgccggttactggcccaacgctctaacacctaggctacctgccggttactggcccaacgctctaacacctaggctacctgccggttactggcccaacgctctaaccactaggctacctgccggttactggcccaacgctctaacacctaggctacctgccggttactggcccaacgctctaacacctaggctacctgccggttactggcccaacgctctaacacctaggctacctgccggttactggcccaacgctctaaccactaggctacctgccggttactggcccaacgctctaacacctaggctacctgcctcctcataCATCAACCTCTTCACTCCTctgacactctctctttctctctctctctctccctctctctcgctctctctctccaggtactACCCCAGTGGCGATGCTTTTGCCTCTGCTTCTGATGACTCTACCGTGAGTTTATAACACACTTATAGCATACTTATActccctacttagtgcactactcttCAACAAAGCCACCTAGAGTTGCCACCAAAAAGCTCtaatcaaaggtagtgcactataaagggaatagggtgacacttGACAGATGATGGACCTTTGATGTgattctgtgtgttgtgtgtgacagTCAGACACTCTGTCTCAATAACACCGTTGAGTTAATCGATTCTCTCCCAGAGATTCTGTTATCTTACTGTGATGTCACTGGTCAAAGACCACTCTTtcacatcatacagtacatctgTCAAAGCATCCCACTGTTTTACATTACTACACAGGTTTGTATTGTTTTAAGAAGTGTTATTCGGGCCAAGTAGcaaaaatacaatacattacaatataaCTTTATTGTACCTCATGGGAAAATTACAATGCAACTTTATTGTCTCTCATTAGGAAATATGCTGGGCTTTTGAGTTCACAGcacagacagaaacaacaactagCATGTGatgggttaaataaaaatgtcccattgatcgtgtgtgtgttccagtgccGTCTGTTTGATCTCAGGGCTGATCGGGAGGTGTCCATCTACTCCAAAGACAGCATAATATTTGGTGCCGCCAGTGTCGACTTCTCTCTTAGTGGTAAGATGTGGACAATAGTCAGCAACTGTTTGACAAATAATACCTCTCAACAGAGACTAGAGTCAACTAAACATCCATTGGTCCTCTGATCATGAACAGATTTACAATTATGCTGTTGGACATTTACTGGTGTTGTTGGGGTGTTATTGGAAGTTGTGGCAGGCAATCTTTCCCATCTTCACTTTGCCTCTTTCACTTTCTTTCTTACCGGGTGTGATGATGCAATAGATGCACTGCCTTGGCCTTTATAGCGGTCAAGGGATTTTATTTGATCTTATCTGATTTTGTGTGTAGGCCGAGACTGGATTCTATCCCCCAAAATGTTATTCCTCTGTGTGTTATATTATTTGTAGATGTACAAAGTCTTTCATTTTAGTTTTTATATGGCTGTATAAAGATGACAGTTTATTATCAAACTTGTGATAGAGGTCACACTTCAGCCAAGAGGGGGATTTAATCTGTGATGTGGGAGAGGGAATTACCACTCTGCCATCTGGAGTTTTACTACATTTTACCACCACTGTATTCCATGGAACTTAGAGCTGATTTATTATTCATTCTATCCACTCTATTAGCCTCTGTCAAATGCACTTTAAACtgtaatacatctgttctgtgaTATCCTCCAGCATATTGGAGAATATTCTAGAATCTGACCCTTtctacccctctatctctgtatccatctttcttctctctctctctctctccacccctcctccaggtCGTCTGTTGTTTGCTGGCTATAATGACTACACCATCAATGTGTGGGACGTCCTGAAGGGGACCAGAGTAGCCATCCTGTTTGgtcatgaaaacagagtcagcTCCCTCAGAGTCTCTCCTGATGGAACCGCTTTCTGCTCCGGGTCCTGGGACAACACTCTACGGGTGAGACGAGGGGTAGGGGGGGCGGAAGGGAGATGAAACAAGGAGGGACAACACTCTACGGGTGAGACACGAGGGGTAGGGGGGGCGGAAGGGAGATGAAACAAGTAGGGACAACACTCTATGGGTGAGACACGAGGGGTAGGGGGGGCGGAAGGGAGATGAAACAAGGAGGGACAACACTCTACGGGTGACACGAGGGGTAGGGGGGGCGGAAGGGAGATGAAACAAGGAGGGACAACACTCTACGGGTGAGACACGAGGGGTAGGGGGGGCGGAAGGGAGATGAAACAAGTAGGGACAACACTCTACGGGTGACACGAGGGGTAGGGGGGCGGAAGGGAGATGAAACAAGGAGGGACAACACTCTATGGGTGAGACACGAGGGGTAGGGGGGGCGGAAGGGAGATGAAACAAGGAGGGACAACACTCTACGGGTGAGACACGAGGGGTAGGGGGGGGCGGAAGGGAGATGAAACAAGGAGGGACAACACTCTACGGGTGAGACGAGGGGTAGGGGGGCGGAAGGGAGATGAAACAAGGAGGGACAACACTCTACGGGTGAGACGAGGGGTAGGGGGGCGGAAGGGAGATGAAACAAGGAGGGACAACACTCTACGGGTGAGACGAGGGGTAGGGGGGCGGAAGGGAGATGAAACAAGGAGGGACAACACTCTACGGGTGAGACGAGGGGTAGGGGGGCGGAAGGGAGATGAAACAAGGAGGGACAACACTCTACGGGTGAGACGAGGGGTAGGGGGGGCGGAAGGGAGATGAAACAAGGAGGGACAACACTCTACGGGTGAGACGAGGGGTAGGGGGGGCGGAAGGGAGATGAAACAAGGAGGGACAACACTCTACGGGTGAGACGAGGGGTAGGGGGGCGGAAGGGAGATGAAACAAGGAGGGACAACACTCACGGGTGAGACGAGGGGTGGGGGAAACGGAAGGGAGATGAAACAAGGAGGGACAACACTCTACGGGTGAGACGAGGGGTAGGGGGGGCGGAAGGGAGATGAAACAAGGATGGACCTTATCCTTTCTCGGACcttatttttaaaaatgttttatttaactaggcaagtcagttaagaacaaattcttatttcaatgacggcctaccccagccaacgctgggctaattgtgcgccgccctatgggactcccaatcacggccggatgtgatacaacatgggctagagagagggggagaggctgAGAGTACCTATTTGTGGAAAACCCTGGTTCTGCAGTCATGTGTCAGACTATCCCCACAGTACATACTTCTGTTTTCCACTACAGGCACAGCCACAATATAGGACATGGAAACCACCACTGAGAGATACTGTAGTAGTTGTTCTTCATTAATGTCTGTGGGAGTATAGTAACACAGCCATAGTCTTCCCTCTGGTGAGCTCACTTACCGTACATCATTTTAGCAGACAcgtttatccagagcgacttagtggatgcatacattttcatacttccCCCCCAATACTGATTCCCCGTGGGAattaaacccacaaccctggcattgcaagtgccacgctctaccaactgagccacacaggaccacttcTTCTCCGAGTTGCTCTGCCTCATAATCTACACCGGTCTGACAAAGGAGGATTCTCCATCTCCCCCAAAATCTTATTCCTATCAAGGTTTCTTCCTTCCAGGGAGTTTTTCATTGTCACTATGCTGCTGCATGCTCTTTGGGGTTTGGACCGGGTTACTGTAATATACTTTTTGACAAGTGTTGTTGTTTAAATGTCCTATTGAATACAATGTGATTTACTGATGTTCTGTGCTCTTTCTCGGACAGATCTGGGCCTAGagctgctgtgatgtcatcagAGCGAGAACGAACCCCTGGAagtcaggggtcagaggttaagggTCAGGCCTAGAGTCATGTGACCAGTCGACCCAGAGTGCCCATGGAGCACACCCTGCCGCAGAAAGAGTCTGCCTATAGAAACTATATTCAGTTACACACACAATAATAAACTATCTAGGTTTGACTATTTATTTGACTGAAGTTGGACTATACCAAATGCTCATCAGGTCAATGAGTTCCTAAAGCTTTATTATTAGCAGTATTACAAGTATTATTACTATTGTATTACTAAAGTCAGTTGAGCACAGTTTTCCTCTACAGCAGGTTCTAGCCAATGCCATGCAGTACTGACCTTCCTGTATAGAAGCTAACTCACTGCCGCTTTTATGCTCTTAGTCCCCTTTAAACCTGCTTCACAGTCTGTAGTTTACCAGTCAGTTTTACCAGTCAGTTAGTCCGCCCAGAGTGTAACTCTTGCTCAGATCTAAAGTGCAATACTTCTGTTATATAAAACCAGACCATAGACTGTGGCTagccagagagggagaaagagggagtgttTTAAGTATTGTTCATTTGTAATCATAGTCttgtgaaataaatacattttatttaaattatTGATTAATGGTGTCTTAAAAGTTTGTTTTATCTTATGGTTATGGTGGAAATGACGAAGAGGATTATGATATGGAGACAGGTAACGTTATTTCCATTACATCTGATTCTCTTCTAGCGGAACGACAATACAATTCAGGGAAATGCCATTTTTGTGACGTTGCTTAGTGAGAGTATAAAGTCTGGCGAGAGCCTAGTGATGCGGAAATACGGTTGATGACAGCGATCGTCCTTCCGTCTGTACGTGGAGAAAGCAGTCTGATCGCTGGGAGGGTGAGCTTTTTGTTAACGTTTTCCTACCTAGAATATGCGATTTATTTTTCCTCAACTCGAACTATTCATGAATAAGCTTGTCAAGCTTCGGTTTTACAGACTGAGTGACTGGATCGATGCGGTTTGAGTCACCGATGTTGTTCGCTGCCTTGGTTTCTCTGGTCCTTTGTGTCAATCAGTACTAAGCTAGTTAGCTATCAGCTGCTAGCCAGAAATGTCTAACGTTCGCGAGAAGCCCTGCTTACTCATATCCAAACCATGACTGGTGATCTATTTTCCAATGTTGGAATGTAAGAAAATGTAAAACAATCCAACCACTTAACGTTAGCTGGAtagctaatttagctagctagattgcgATATATCATTGTGTGACTTGCCTTCGATTTGACAGtcaagctagctagcaagtaCAAATGTCAATTCAGTTTGCTTTATacggtactgtagctagctaacgtattAGCTCTAGCTAAAACCTTGTTTCTTTCATGACACGTCCCGAATCAATCCAGATTTCAAGGGCTCTTAAATTAGACTTGACTAGCTAGTTACATAGAACGGTAAACAGTTGGATATGTGCAGATTAGTTCAAGCAGGTCCAAGACTAGACATCGGTGTTAACCTCAAGTCACCGTGCTGCTTACATCATATTGCTATGTGTTCTATGCAGGTCATTGGGAAACGTAGctttactttcagttttgaatACAAGCCTCTTCTTGGTATTGCACAGAGGACGTCACCGCTTTGGGATTAGATTGAGGTTGTTTTCCAATAGACCATGTTGGGTGGGTTGTGGAAAGAAGCCTGCTGTATAATGTATTACCTTTTTAGGCATAACAAGAAATTGATAATGTTTCCTCGAGTCTAGCCCCTGTAGTGTGGGCTGTGAGAAATTAACTGCATGTGATAATGTATTGATAGTGTTTCCTGTATTTATCATGTTGTGCTGGCTGTGGAAAAAAACAGTGTAGCAGAGGCCCTTTCTGATATATAGGCTATAGATGATCCATTAACTGTATGTCTTCCTGTAGACCATGTCATGCGGGCTGTGGAAAGAAACCCTGGCTATAGCAGAggactacctgtctgtctgcagtatTATCCCTGCCAGTGGGTCCTGGAAAGCCCCGCCCGGTCCTCCTCCCAGCGACTCGGCTGCAGCCATGCGGCGCCAGGCCCGGGACATGGAGGCCAAGCACCGGGCCCGCTTCCACGCCCTGGCACACAGCTTTCTGTGCCAATGCGGGCCGGACCCCTGCGCCTGTCTGAGGAGGGTGAtggaggagctggtgggagacgGACAGATGAACTGGGGGAGGGTGGTCTCTCTGTTCACCTTCACTGGTGTGCTGGTCAGAGAACTACAGGGAGAGGACATGGACCAGGGGCTGGGTAATGGCATGGGCCTGGGGGGGAAGGAGAGCTGCAGGGCACTGGCGGAGACCATAGCAGACTacctaggagaggagaagagtgacTGGATGCTGGAGAACAAAGGCTGGGTAGGTTTGAGCAGTAAGCATCACACATGTGCTTATGGACACGTGCACGCACCCACAGGATAATTGACTAAGCTGGTGGGAATTAGAGATGGGAA
It encodes:
- the nr13 gene encoding anti-apoptotic protein NR13 isoform X1, producing MVMVEMTKRIMIWRQTMSCGLWKETLAIAEDYLSVCSIIPASGSWKAPPGPPPSDSAAAMRRQARDMEAKHRARFHALAHSFLCQCGPDPCACLRRVMEELVGDGQMNWGRVVSLFTFTGVLVRELQGEDMDQGLGNGMGLGGKESCRALAETIADYLGEEKSDWMLENKGWEGFCKFFHTAREVNQDSSMKTALFAAAGVGIAGLTFLLVR
- the nr13 gene encoding Anti-apoptotic protein NR13, with protein sequence MSCGLWKETLAIAEDYLSVCSIIPASGSWKAPPGPPPSDSAAAMRRQARDMEAKHRARFHALAHSFLCQCGPDPCACLRRVMEELVGDGQMNWGRVVSLFTFTGVLVRELQGEDMDQGLGNGMGLGGKESCRALAETIADYLGEEKSDWMLENKGWEGFCKFFHTAREVNQDSSMKTALFAAAGVGIAGLTFLLVR